A region of Arabidopsis thaliana chromosome 5, partial sequence DNA encodes the following proteins:
- the MYB36 gene encoding myb domain protein 36 (myb domain protein 36 (MYB36); CONTAINS InterPro DOMAIN/s: SANT, DNA-binding (InterPro:IPR001005), Homeodomain-like (InterPro:IPR009057), Myb, DNA-binding (InterPro:IPR014778), HTH transcriptional regulator, Myb-type, DNA-binding (InterPro:IPR017930), Homeodomain-related (InterPro:IPR012287), Myb transcription factor (InterPro:IPR015495); BEST Arabidopsis thaliana protein match is: myb domain protein 68 (TAIR:AT5G65790.1); Has 9119 Blast hits to 8411 proteins in 472 species: Archae - 0; Bacteria - 0; Metazoa - 823; Fungi - 478; Plants - 5914; Viruses - 3; Other Eukaryotes - 1901 (source: NCBI BLink).), protein MGRAPCCDKANVKKGPWSPEEDVKLKDYIDKYGTGGNWIALPQKIGLKRCGKSCRLRWLNYLRPNIKHGGFSEEEDRIILSLYISIGSRWSIIAAQLPGRTDNDIKNYWNTKLKKKLLGRQKQMNRQDSITDSTENNLSNNNNNKSPQNLSNSALERLQLHMQLQNLQSPFSSFYNNPILWPKLHPLLQSTTTNQNPKLASQESFHPLGVNVDHQHNNTKLAQINNGASSLYSENVEQSQNPAHEFQPNFGFSQDLRLDNHNMDFMNRGVSKELFQVGNEFELTNGSSWWSEEVELERKTTSSSSWGSASVLDQTTEGMVMLQDYAQMSYHSV, encoded by the exons atggGAAGAGCTCCATGCTGCGACAAGGCAAACGTGAAGAAAGGACCATGGTCACCGGAAGAAGATGTGAAGCTCAAGGATTACATCGACAAATATGGCACTGGTGGCAACTGGATCGCACTGCCTCAGAAAATTG GGCTGAAGAGATGTGGTAAGAGTTGCAGACTGAGATGGCTTAATTACTTAAgaccaaacatcaaacatgGTGGTTtttctgaggaagaagatagaatCATCTTGAGTCTCTACATTAGCATTGGAAGCCG GTGGTCCATAATTGCAGCTCAGCTTCCTGGAAGGACTGACAATGATATCAAGAATTATTGGAACacaaaactgaagaagaaacttctaGGAAGACAGAAACAAATGAATCGTCAAGACTCCATAACCGATTCTACTGAGAACAACCTCagcaacaataacaacaataagaGTCCTCAGAATCTGAGCAATTCGGCACTGGAGAGGCTCCAGCTTCACATGCAGCTTCAGAATCTACAGAGCCCTTTCTCTAGTTTCTACAACAACCCTATCTTGTGGCCCAAGCTTCATCCATTGCTCCAGAGCACTACAACTAATCAAAACCCTAAGCTTGCATCTCAAGAAAGCTTCCACCCTTTAGGAGTTAACGTTGATCATCAGCACAACAATACCAAGCTAGCTCAGATAAACAATGGAGCCTCTTCTCTCTATTCGGAGAACGTAGAGCAATCCCAAAACCCTGCTCATGAATTTCAACCTAATTTCGGTTTTTCACAGGACCTTCGATTAGATAATCATAACATGGACTTTATGAACAGAGGGGTTTCTAAAGAACTGTTTCAAGTGGGCAACGAGTTTGAGCTAACGAACGGTTCGAGTTGGTGGTCAGAGGAAGTGGAACTAGAGAGGAAAACGACGTCGTCGAGTTCTTGGGGGTCAGCTTCTGTGCTTGATCAGACAACTGAGGGAATGGTTATGCTTCAAGATTACGCTCAGATGAGCTACCACAGTGTTTAA
- a CDS encoding CAP (Cysteine-rich secretory proteins, Antigen 5, and Pathogenesis-related 1 protein) superfamily protein (CAP (Cysteine-rich secretory proteins, Antigen 5, and Pathogenesis-related 1 protein) superfamily protein; FUNCTIONS IN: molecular_function unknown; INVOLVED IN: biological_process unknown; LOCATED IN: endomembrane system, extracellular region; CONTAINS InterPro DOMAIN/s: Allergen V5/Tpx-1 related, conserved site (InterPro:IPR018244), Allergen V5/Tpx-1 related (InterPro:IPR001283), Ves allergen (InterPro:IPR002413), SCP-like extracellular (InterPro:IPR014044); BEST Arabidopsis thaliana protein match is: CAP (Cysteine-rich secretory proteins, Antigen 5, and Pathogenesis-related 1 protein) superfamily protein (TAIR:AT4G25790.1); Has 30201 Blast hits to 17322 proteins in 780 species: Archae - 12; Bacteria - 1396; Metazoa - 17338; Fungi - 3422; Plants - 5037; Viruses - 0; Other Eukaryotes - 2996 (source: NCBI BLink).) encodes MATTSSTKQVIVFTISLLLVAFQAVHADYYRQRPPVTPTPYVPKPRYPLPSPSPKPVYRPPTTPSLPAGSIARLFLDPHNALRSGLGLPPLIWDGKLASYATWWANQRRYDCSLTHSTGPYGENLFWGSGSSWAPGFAVQSWIVEGRSYNHNTNSCDGSGMCGHYTQMVWRDTKRLGCARVVCENGAGVFITCNYDPPGNYVGEKPY; translated from the exons ATGGCGACCACTTCATCGACAAAACAAGTCATTGTCTTCACAATTTCCCTTCTCTTGGTTGCTTTCCAAGCAGTCCATGCAGACTATTACCGTCAGAGGCCACCGGTTACCCCTACCCCTTACGTTCCTAAGCCACGGTACCCACTTCCGAGCCCGAGCCCCAAGCCTGTTTATCGACCACCTACTACCCCTAGTCTACCCGCTGGCTCAATCGCTAGACTATTCCTTGATCCACATAACGCTCTTCGGTCCGGACTAG GTTTGCCTCCATTGATTTGGGACGGTAAACTAGCGAGCTACGCAACATGGTGGGCTAACCAGAGGCGTTACGACTGCTCCTTAACCCATTCCACCGGCCCATACGGTGAGAACTTGTTCTGGGGAAGCGGCTCGAGCTGGGCACCAGGTTTCGCGGTGCAGTCATGGATCGTTGAAGGAAGGTCATACAACCACAACACCAACTCGTGTGACGGAAGTGGAATGTGTGGTCACTACACTCAGATGGTGTGGCGGGACACCAAAAGGCTCGGATGCGCACGTGTGGTGTGTGAGAACGGTGCCGGAGTTTTCATCACTTGTAACTACGACCCACCGGGTAACTACGTTGGCGAGAAGCcatactaa